The window catttttataaactaaagaaaaaatattaacatgaTCAGAATAAATTATGTTGAGCATGCTGGTCAGTAAACCAAAGGAATCGTCATAAATTATTACGTTCGGTTTTTTCCAGGAGAAGGAGTGGAGAGTATCGTCCCCGCGGTGGTCTGAGGTGGCATTCCCATCCGGTTTCACCGTTTCGCCATGGGGCATTTGCCTGCGTTCCTTCCCTTCGCTGCTTTGCTCAGCGGTTTGCTCAGCGGTTTGATCAGCGGTTTGATCAGCGGTTTGATCAGCGGTTTGATCAGCGGTTTGATCAGCGGTTTGCTGAACGGTTTGTTCGCTGCTCTGCTCAACGGTTTGTTCGCCGCTCTGCTCAACGGTTTGTGGGTCCTCCTCCCTGGCGAGAAGGACGTCTCGATTTAAATGGAACAACAAATTGGACAGATAATCAACCCGAACGGAGGAAATCTTTTCAGGAAAGTActtgtaataaaaattgaccAAATTGAAAATGCTACACTCGTAAACAGTAAACTGACAAAAATGCCTCTTcagttttttctccacatatttaaattttgatatAACAGTTTTGTCCTTATACGTTGAAGAATTATGAACTAATTTGTGTATAACTTCGTATGGATCttctgaaattttttctttcaattctaaaatattttcttcacttaatttttgtgaattcGTATGCTgaaaaatatctttatttgttcctttaATATCTCCTTCAAAATCAATgtctaatttatttttattttttttacttctaatccatttattatttatgtaggTATATGTAgatccatattttttattcacaaggaagattaaatttaaataatttttttttattttaattttcatgtCTACCACTTTATGCAACCTGCACTTTAGTTCGTCATCTATCAGGACGTAATCGTGTTTCCGGATTTTCATTATACCTTTGGGAAGTGTCTTACTGAGGTAGGAGAAGTCAAGCTGGTAATATGGCCCTTTCACGTTTTATGTAGGATGGAATAGCTGAGGAAATAAGGAGCTGGGCAGCTACCTCTTATCGTTtcacataaaataatttttgccttcttgGGTGGGTCTCTTTATTCGTAGTTGcgatccctttttttgcttctcctttttgggaACCATGTGGGTGGGGTGTAGCCTGGTCCGGTCAGCCATCCGAACATGGGCGGCCTACTGCGGGTCGATGCACGtacaaatgtgcaaagtGCGTGTATGCACGTGCGTAAGGGGGTGTCCCAATGGGGGGTCGCTCACTTGGCGTGATAAGCGGCGTGATAAGCGGCGTGATAAGCGGCGCGATAAGCAGCGTGATAACCGGCGTGATAACCGGCTTGATAACCGACGTAACAACCTGCGTGTCAATGAGCGTGcgccgcctccccccctgcggAATCGTGCACCCCCGATGTAGGTACTCTCACCAAAAGGGTGCCACTTACGCGAGAGCTGCTGGTACGTAAACAGTTGCCCAGTTGGTGATCTTCTCCTTCGCGGGGACGTCCTCGTTTTTTAACATATCCGTAGTGTTACAAACGTATTATACATGTATTATAAatgtatgaattttttttatttgctttgTCGCGACATGAAGGTCAAGCGCAACCCGACTGCAGTCGTGAGCGTAACCGAGATTGGTACAATTCGTAGCCCTGGCAATTCCTGGCATATCGCTGGCACATCGCTGGCACATCCCTGGCACATCGCTGGCACATGCCTGGCACATGCCTGGCACATCCCTGGCACATCCCTGGCAGCGCTAGCATCCTTGGGAGGCAACCCCCAAAcggcttcttttttttttctgtgaagCCCAACGCAGTGCCAGGGGCGGCAATGGCAAACTGGGGTAACGGTAACGCACGAGGAGGGGCACAGCCCACCCACCACTCCGCATTTTCATcctgtgaaaaaaaaaaaaaaaaggacctcACTGCAATGGAAGGACTTCTTTTTAGGGAAGCTTTCTTAAAGTAgcatttctccttttctcctttttttttttttcccatttttgcacttctcaggggaaaaaaaacgcctcacctttttttttatttcacccgCCCAGCACCCCCAGTGACATATGTCCCCTTCGCCCCTTCGCCCATTCGCTCATTTGCTCATTCGTTTGTTCTttatgcccatttttgcacatttttNNNNNNNNNNNNNNNNNNNNNNNNNNNNNNNNNNNNNNNNNNNNNNNNNNNNNNNNNNNNNNNNNNNNNNNNNNNNNNNNNNNNNNNNNNNNNNNNNNNNNNNNNNNNNNNNNNNNNNNNNNNNNNNNNNNNNNNNNNNNNNNNNNNNNNNNNNNNNNNNNNNNNNNNNNNNNNNNNNNNNNNNNNNNNNNNNNNNNNNNNNNNNNNNNNNNNNNNNNNNNNNNNNNNNNNNNNNNNNNNNNNNNNNNNNNNNNNNNNNNNNNNNNNNNNNNNNNNNNNNNNNNNNNNNNNNNNNNNNNNNNNNNNNNNNNNNNNNNNNNNNNNNNNNNNNNNNNNNNNNNNNNNNNNNNNNNNNNNNNNNNNNNNNNNNNNNNNNNNNNNNNNNNNNNNCGGGACTGCTGCTCCGTCGGGACTACTGCTCCGTCGGGACTACTGCTCCGTCGGGACTACTGCTCCGTCGGGACTTCTGCTCCGTCGGGACTTCTGCTCCACCAGGACCGCCGCTCCACCAGGACCGCCGCTCCACCAGGACCGCCGCTCCACCAGGACTGCCGCTCCCGTGGGACCCCCCTCGCAGCGCATAATCTTTACGTCCCCGCGGCACGTGAAGGATCACGCCGACGCGGAGTAACTCCCAAAAGataaagcaaagcaaaatggaaaatgacattttcgagaagagcaaaaatgaattagaAAGAATCTACCTGAGCAAACATGTCGTAGTTCACCCGATAGTCCTCCTCTCAGTGGTGGACCATTACAACCGAATAGCCagtaacacaaaaaagagagtgCTTGGGACAATccttggagaaaaaatagatgGTGTTGTACATCTCACAAACAGTTACGCATTGCCATTTGAAGAGGACATAAAAGAtatcaatattttctttGTAGATGATAATTACAACGAAAATCTTTTCAATATGATACGAAAAATTAACACTCGAGAGAAAATAGTTGGCTGGTACACTACTGGGTCTAACATTAAACCGaatgatattttcattaatgaaattttttacaagtacCACCATGCCCCCATCTTCCTTTTGGTCAATGTACACACAGATCAGAGTATCTTTCCCGTGAATGCCTACGTGGCCATTGAGAAGGCCATCTCTGACAATAAGTTCCGGAAGACATTCATCCACATCCCCGTGACGATAGGTAAGTTGCAGCGCACCCCCGCGTATCGCGTACCGATTGCCGCATATTGCTTACCGCGTACCGGTTGCCGCTTACCTGTTGCCGCTTACCTGTTGCCGCTTACCTGTTGCCGCTTACCTGTTGCCGCTTACCGgttgccgctccccccccgcaggcgCGTTCGAAGCCGAGGACGTTGGAGTGGAGTTCCTGCTGAAAGAGCTGAAGAGCGTGTCGACGTCCACCCTGGCGACCAAAGTGGGTGATAAACTATCCTCCCTAAAAAGCCTCATCTCCAAGCTCCAAGAAATCGCTGCCTACCTAAATGACATTCTCAATGGAAACATAGAAATGAATATTAAAATTCTGTATAATCTCCAAAACGTATTTAGTCTCCTCCCAGACACAGAGAACCCAGAACTACTGGAAGCCTttatggtaaaaaataatgacatCATGTTGAATGTCTTTATTGGAAGCATTACCAGGTCGGTTATTGCTCTGCATAATTTGATtaacaacaaaattgaaaataaaataaacgctgagaagaagaagcagctcGATGTGTCCAAGGACTCGGAGGAGgacaaagaaaaggaaaaagaaaaagacaaagaTATGGATAAAGAGAGGGAAAAatcgaagaaaaagaacTAGTACGTGGAGAGACCGCCCGATCGGTACGTAAACCGCCCATTGcaggaaagggaaaacaaatgtagAAAGAGCGCGAGATCATAAAATCGCGCATCCTCTGCgatgaaaaaatgaggcTCGTCTGAATGAAGTTTATTGCAGTTTTGTTTGCATAGCGAGTGCCAAAAATGGAACAGCGCCTTTTGCATGTGACATGCAACAagtccaaaaaaataaaaaagtctCCACGTGAGCGAAGGGCACCCGCGATGTGATACCTGCTCTGTGATACCTGCTCTGTGGTATCTGCTCTGTGGCACCATCTCTTTGGTACCCTCTCTTTGGTACCCCCTCTTTGGTACCCCCTCTTTGGTACCCCCTCTTTGGTACCCTCTCTTTGGTACCCCCTCTTTGGTACCCCCTCTGTGCTACCCCCTTTGTGCTACCCGCACTGTGTGTTACtccattttaaattaacacTCCCAATCaacccttcctttttttttccccacttttttaattttacaaaacattttacgtaaaaaataaaataaaataaaataaaaattaaccaCGAATTGATGTAAGGCCAAAATGCCATTACAATGTAGGGTGGGTATATCTGCTCAGGGTTTGCTTGGGAGATGGTCCATTGGAGAATATGCGATGGTAGCAAATATAAGGACGTGCATTTTTCTAATCATTTACCCTCCTAATCGTCTCATCCCTTCACATCGTTACCCTTCGAAATGGTGCTCATAACCTCCACTGATCGCTTGTGCATATCGTCGATCATCTTGTTTAGCTCCATGTTGTCAAAAAATCCGGGTGTATTCCCGtaatgattttttatttcgattttttcaCTTAAGTTATACTTCCGCCTGTTTCCCACGTTTGCGAATCCTGCATGGTGAAATGGGATGATATTTTGATATACGTGTTTGTATGACGATTGCGATGGGCTACACAACGTCATGTCCACAACATActgctttccccttttgggggCTACACATttagggagaaaaaaggaatacatcTCTTCGACCACATTTATCATTCCAAgtgggcgaaaaaaaaaaaattgtaaaattgtaaaattgtaaaattccCCTCGCATGGGGTTAACTTCGAATGGGAAAACTTACCTGACAGGGGTAGGGCTTCGGACCTGAAGTCGATCACCTTTGGGCTTTTGTGCTGCGGAATCACCGCTCGTTCGTCATCTACGGGAGGGGAAGTGGACACGCATCGGGTGAGTAGCTCATGGGGTGAGAAGCTCATGGGGTGAGTAACTCATGGGGTGGTGCTGTCCTTACAACGCGCACAATTTTTCATTGGCCGCACTTAGAGCTCAAGCGAGGGCAACCATTCACACTGCGCGAAAGAACCAAAATGGATTTCCCTACCTGGGTAGAGGAACTTGTTGGGTGGTCTAATCAAATCATCCTGtgtattttctaaaaaggaaaaaggagaaaggttaataaaaaggtgGATGGCGCAACTAGGTAAGCTTCCTACGCGATGGAGAGCTCCCAATAatctgctcctttttttttttttttttcctgttccaTCCTTACTGCTCTTATTCAATCGTTTTATCTTGTTGTGCAATTTGACTACATTGGGCTTTTCTATAATCTCTGCGTTGTTAAGTGGGTgggaggaaaatgaaaaaaaggtgaaaaaaaagtgaaaaaaaaaaaaggacacagATGGTGATCGTGATGGTGAACGTGAGCGTGATCAACGGGTGGGATGCAGAAGAAGCCGCGTGGAAGCAACAACGACGTCCGTGTGCCCGGCACGCGTCGAGCGCTTACCATTCACGTGGATTCGCTTGACCGTCCTGAACCTCCGCTTAACCTTTGACCGTAGTCCCTTGGCCATGTTTTCGCTCCACGCTCGACTTAAAGGAGAAGCGGACTACTTTTCTGCTTAAGCCTCAACGTAGCTACAGCAAGGATCCCTCCGGTTGGAAAATTTCTCTTGGGGCAGCTCTAGTTGGGGGCCGTCGAAAGCGCGTATGTTTTTATTGGCCGAAatgccaaatggaaaaagaagaaacggGATGATCCCAGAAAGTTGCGcggggaaattaaaaaaaaattaactcaaAATTAAAGATAAGAAATGCGAAacgggaaataaaaaaaaagtaagcaaaaaatggtaagTAAAACatggtaagaaaaaaaaagtgagcaaaACGTGGTAAGTGGAAAAATGCCAACTCGCTCAGCGTGCGTGCTTAACGCAGCTGCGAATTTGTTTCCAACTCAACGCGTCGATTTTTTCCGCCACGGATATGCTGGCAAAAAATGGCgaccaaaaaatataggcgAAAAATATGGGCGAAAAATACGGGCAAAAAATACGGGCAAAAAGTGGCGGCAAAAAGTGGCGGCAAAAAATACGGGCAAAAAATGGCGGCAAAAAATGGCGGCAAAAAATGACGGCAAAAAATAGCGGCAAAAAATGACGGCAAAAAATAGCGGCAAAAAATGACGGCAAAAAATAGCAGCAAAAAATAGCGGCAAAAAACACAGGAAAGAACGCCTGAACGGATTGCGCGCCAAACGAAGGTCCGCCCCCCTTTTCTGTGCTCGCCTACCACACCCACTTCTTTCTGCGCACGTGGAGATCCTTGGGGGCCCTGTAGTAATGATTACTGTACGTGCCAAAGTCAAAGGTGACGTTGGGAACGAGCATTCGGATGTGCGTCTCCAAGCGATCAAATGGTACGTGTAGCCTTTTCACACTTTTGAGCAATTTAAACAGCTCAAAAATTTcgatattaacaaaattgctCCTATGGATTATTTCGACAATTCTGGAAATCATCTTTTCGTTcttatatgataattttgcacacgaatttaaatattttatggcCTCCTCAGGGGACAAATAATTCGAGTTGTTGTCAAGCCTTGCACACAAAATATTATCCACCGCAGAAAACACCTTGCCGTTCAGGTAATAAATTTTGCTATACGCATGAATGATATTAATTAAATCATTTCCTTCCAGCGAGTTGATTTTCCTTTCACGAAGGAAGAAATCCCCAATGATGTCATACACTTCCCGTTcgaaatataaatttttactgtaACTTAGGAGATAATTCATTAAGTCAATTGGAGTacaattggcaaaaaaatttctgtaAAATTTCACCTGTACATTAAATCTCTCCATGTGTACTTTGGACAGTAGGATCCTCACATTACAGTGTACCTTTGTTAACGATATTAAGCATTGCGATAATTCTGAACAGCCCATATGTTTGTACACGTGCTGCAGGAGGAGTAAAATTTCGTTATACAGCTCGTCTATGTACATGCTAAATTTGCTATATGAGTAGAGAACATCCGTCACGTTTTGCGATGCTTCACTGATCAGTTGAGGGGTTTCCTTCTGTTCCTCCGCTGATTCTGCACACGCTTCTGGGGAGACTCCTTCCCCACGACTGTAGTTGCCCAATTCGTGCCCTCGGCGTAGATCCTCATTGTACCCCTTTATTCTTTTCAATATGGGGGGATATAAATGAAGGAGCAATTTCTCATGGTATGTCTTAACCTTGGCATATGAGTACAGGATCGTTTTGATCTGCTTAAAAGGGGCAGTTTTGGCGACGTTTTCTCCTACTAAGTAGTTCCCAACTTTATGTAGCAACttggttaaatttttattaacatgtTGTTGATACGCTTTATCTGTTTGATTCTGATTCACTTTCCCATTTCCTGATTTCTCCTTggagaatgaaaaatggggagacgCCTCGATAATTTCGAAAAGCTCTGCATGAGAAAAGGAGCTATAATAGCTACCAACTATTTGAATGATCTCCCCCATAGGAATGTCTTCTAAGTGGATTAAGTTTTTTCTGTACAAATAGGCAAAGCTATAAAAGGAGTTACTTATCGCTAACGTTGTACATGTCCCTAATTTGATGTGCTCCTTCAGTTTAGTCACCAAGATGTGTAATAATGTTCCATCCTTATAATGGCAATTAACCATTATGCGGAGAATTATGGAGAGCAATTCGCTGTCCTTTACTTTGACAATCTCTGAGGATAACTTCCCGACCAATTCGTGGATGCACACGAGCTTACTCATGGTGTGTAGGAGAAGAAACaccatttttaagtttttttccatcttgaTAATCTCGTTCATTTGTTCAATTAAGTCATTTGCTGTCTCCTCGGAGATGTCCCTTTTCTCTCCGATCAGTCCATATAgggtttttaaaaactggCTTGATGCGCTCTCTTTGGTGGTACGCTGGACGAACGAGTTTGTGGATCCTCCCCCATCTTTGCTTCCATCCCGCTGGGTGACTCCCTCTTGGTTAGACATAAATGAGTTGTCCCCCTTACTTGCCTCGCCCCTATCAGGGCAGATCTCCTCTCCGTTATGATGCCCCTCAGAAAAATTACCACCTATGTAATCGGTCCTGATGCCCCCTTCGACGacgttcccattttgtgcatcccTATAGAGGTGACTCCCGCCTTTCCCATGTGCGGCTATTTTGAACTTCCTTaactttttgtttccccttcctAAGGTGGTAGCATCACTTTGTGGACACACTTGGGGGAACTCTCCATCGTGCGATGGGTGGTCCTTCAATTCTTTTGTCCTGATCTCGTCTCGCGCCAACCGAATGGACGTTTCATAAGCAttaatttgaattttttcttttcctggCTCATGGGCCCACATTTCGGTGCCTTCCTCgctccacttcttcttccccccgcaGCGCACATTTTCTGCTAAGGGAGTGTCATTGCTATTCCCTAACGGGGGGCATTTGTCCTTTCCCCTAACGCTTCGAACATACTTCACGTGGATAGAGCGAAGCGTTCGCGACTTTGCAAGGAGGTTTGAGAACATAATTCCGCTGTTGtgccttccttttgcttatctttttatttttttattattttattttatttttttttttgccgcccCTTCAGCAGTGGCATGACCAttcaaacagaaaaaaatgcacaaccTGGTCAGCTGATCGTGCGCACGTTAAGGTGTCGCATCAAactgtttcttcttcccgcTCACGATGTAGATGTAGAGTCTGTACAAACGtttctttgcaaaaatggaaacgcgAAAAgggtgtttaaaaaaaaaaaaaaaatagccaatCTGTACAAATATGCTC of the Plasmodium cynomolgi strain B DNA, chromosome 7, whole genome shotgun sequence genome contains:
- a CDS encoding eukaryotic initiation factor 3 gamma subunit domain containing protein (putative); translation: KTLPKGIMKIRKHDYVLIDDELKCRLHKVVDMKIKIKKNYLNLIFLVNKKYGSTYTYINNKWIRSKKNKNKLDIDFEGDIKGTNKDIFQHTNSQKLSEENILELKEKISEDPYEVIHKLVHNSSTYKDKTVISKFKYVEKKLKRHFCQFTVYECSIFNLVNFYYKYFPEKISSVRVDYLSNLLFHLNRDVLLAREEDPQTVEQSGEQTVEQSSEQTVQQTADQTADQTADQTADQTADQTAEQTAEQSSEGKERRQMPHGETVKPDGNATSDHRGDDTLHSFSWKKPNVIIYDDSFGLLTSMLNIIYSDHVNIFSLVYKNASNSIIPSFGIPKSTNVAKVSILHASHATRLNTGEWLAIDGSCQLLGKAAQQGGAGAGAAPKEVEGVQPVEVDEKAEMTEVTQVTEVECRKRRIDQVDQVDHADQAGHPDEGEGDHVGKPPNTTPDPTTDVAKHSGEHFIATSPPNKRAKNAHAEADTPIATDKHSQLQHMLINHMNSIGAEAFVVIISSDFIYNTNTDVCLLIDTLIKVSLKFLKNDSKLIIHTDDLNICTLFLKGLMGTNSFINIKLNEFVLREQQVVKRRTHPVIKNAKLADGFLLTALKVEGAA
- a CDS encoding hypothetical protein (putative), producing the protein MAKGLRSKVKRRFRTVKRIHVNEIIEKPNVVKLHNKIKRLNKSKNTQDDLIRPPNKFLYPDDERAVIPQHKSPKVIDFRSEALPLSGFANVGNRRKYNLSEKIEIKNHYGNTPGFFDNMELNKMIDDMHKRSVEVMSTISKGNDVKG
- a CDS encoding 26S proteasome regulatory subunit (putative) → MENDIFEKSKNELERIYLSKHVVVHPIVLLSVVDHYNRIASNTKKRVLGTILGEKIDGVVHLTNSYALPFEEDIKDINIFFVDDNYNENLFNMIRKINTREKIVGWYTTGSNIKPNDIFINEIFYKYHHAPIFLLVNVHTDQSIFPVNAYVAIEKAISDNKFRKTFIHIPVTIGAFEAEDVGVEFLLKELKSVSTSTLATKVGDKLSSLKSLISKLQEIAAYLNDILNGNIEMNIKILYNLQNVFSLLPDTENPELLEAFMVKNNDIMLNVFIGSITRSVIALHNLINNKIENKINAEKKKQLDVSKDSEEDKEKEKEKDKDMDKEREKSKKKN
- a CDS encoding hypothetical protein (putative); translation: MWAHEPGKEKIQINAYETSIRLARDEIRTKELKDHPSHDGEFPQVCPQSDATTLGRGNKKLRKFKIAAHGKGGSHLYRDAQNGNVVEGGIRTDYIGGNFSEGHHNGEEICPDRGEASKGDNSFMSNQEGVTQRDGSKDGGGSTNSFVQRTTKESASSQFLKTLYGLIGEKRDISEETANDLIEQMNEIIKMEKNLKMVFLLLHTMSKLVCIHELVGKLSSEIVKVKDSELLSIILRIMVNCHYKDGTLLHILVTKLKEHIKLGTCTTLAISNSFYSFAYLYRKNLIHLEDIPMGEIIQIVELFEIIEASPHFSFSKEKSGNGKVNQNQTDKAYQQHVNKNLTKLLHKVGNYLVGENVAKTAPFKQIKTILYSYAKVKTYHEKLLLHLYPPILKRIKGYNEDLRRGHELGNYSRGEGVSPEACAESAEEQKETPQLISEASQNVTDVLYSYSKFSMYIDELYNEILLLLQHVYKHMGCSELSQCLISLTKVHCNVRILLSKVHMERFNVQVKFYRNFFANCTPIDLMNYLLSYSKNLYFEREVYDIIGDFFLRERKINSLEGNDLINIIHAYSKIYYLNGKVFSAVDNILCARLDNNSNYLSPEEAIKYLNSCAKLSYKNEKMISRIVEIIHRSNFVNIEIFELFKLLKSVKRLHVPFDRLETHIRMLVPNVTFDFGTYSNHYYRAPKDLHVRRKKWVW